In Rhipicephalus microplus isolate Deutch F79 chromosome 9, USDA_Rmic, whole genome shotgun sequence, one genomic interval encodes:
- the LOC142772225 gene encoding uncharacterized protein LOC142772225, translated as MPSGGRSYGSYCCVSWCFNNDRTHKKPGTSFFRVPRDGTMKAWMQYAGRDDLLSKPASLLYATYRVCSDHFTAQSFMDPGHTRLTRMAVPSVQPAAPCSLSVASSSDCDMAAEAALQGPAVEASKSGSHTLRCPDEQGGSSVVAGEIISADFVLPEKTLTSRSAVTKATCVTGLRHHRMNFC; from the exons atgccgtccggcggtcgaagctacggcagctactgctgtgtatcgtggtgcttcaacaatgacagaacccacaagaagcctgggacgagtttcttccgcgtaccacgggacggcac gatgaaagcatggatgcagtatgctggacgcgatgatctcttgagtaagccggccagcctattgtacgcaacgtacagggtttgtagcgaccattttactgctcaaagtttcatggaccctgggcacacaaggcttacaagaatggctgttcccagtgtgcaaccagctgcaccat gttctctgagcgtcgcttcaagtagtgactgtgacatggctgcagaagctgcactgcaag gacctgcggtagaggcttcaaaaagcggctcccacacattgaggtgccccgatgaacagg gtggcagctccgtTGTAGCTGGTGAAATAATTTCTGCtgatttcgtcttgccggagaaaaccttaaccagtcgttcagctgtcacaaaagcaacttgtgtgaccg